Proteins from a single region of Aquirhabdus parva:
- a CDS encoding alpha/beta fold hydrolase: MAKSSNAKISQRISQFMHQGLTFDVVDSGPLDGEVVVLLHGFPSTKESWSEVSSLLNAAGYRTIAPDQRGYSPLARPQKRSDYRLDLLAADIEALIDQIAQPIHLVGHDWGAMVAWRVAQRHTHPIKTLTTVSVPHPGAYVRSMLSSNQLFKSYYMVLFQLPRVPEWLTMKTPTIKGLLKNSGMTPEQIQHFNHDIVDRGALTTAINWYRAMPFMNPKTMLTKVKIPTTHVWSEGDVALAKAGAELTHRFVDADYKLEILKNLSHWIPEEAPQVLATIIESRIHWNA; the protein is encoded by the coding sequence ATGGCTAAGTCGAGTAATGCAAAGATCAGCCAAAGAATCAGTCAGTTCATGCATCAGGGTCTTACCTTTGATGTCGTTGATTCTGGTCCGCTTGATGGCGAAGTCGTCGTCTTGCTCCACGGTTTTCCCTCGACCAAAGAGTCATGGTCAGAGGTGAGCAGTCTTTTGAATGCTGCGGGTTATCGCACCATTGCCCCTGACCAACGCGGCTACTCACCTTTAGCCCGCCCGCAAAAACGCAGTGACTATCGTCTGGATCTTTTAGCGGCTGATATTGAAGCGTTGATTGACCAGATTGCTCAGCCGATTCATTTGGTTGGGCATGACTGGGGCGCTATGGTGGCATGGCGGGTGGCGCAGAGACACACTCATCCGATCAAGACTTTGACCACGGTCTCCGTGCCACATCCGGGGGCTTATGTGCGTTCGATGCTCAGCAGTAATCAATTGTTTAAATCGTATTATATGGTCCTCTTCCAACTGCCACGAGTACCCGAGTGGCTGACGATGAAAACGCCGACCATCAAAGGCTTGCTTAAAAATTCAGGCATGACCCCTGAGCAAATTCAGCATTTTAATCATGACATTGTTGATCGCGGAGCACTCACCACAGCGATCAATTGGTATCGCGCTATGCCGTTTATGAATCCTAAGACCATGCTGACCAAGGTCAAAATTCCGACCACGCATGTCTGGAGTGAAGGGGATGTGGCCTTAGCCAAAGCGGGTGCTGAATTGACGCATCGCTTTGTCGATGCCGATTACAAACTGGAAATCCTGAAAAACTTAAGTCACTGGATTCCAGAAGAAGCGCCTCAAGTGCTTGCAACAATCATTGAGTCACGCATCCACTGGAATGCCTAA
- a CDS encoding nitroreductase family protein: MESVEPDTTKTVMMNGKSRYYEPAPTDIDVENFRKVLQSRRSVRKFTSKPIPEAVLDDCLDMAMLAPNSSGLQPWTFYVVRSPDKKKQMVKACMSQLAASTAQELIVCVARTDRIDEFARQMLREWPTPTLPTVVKRYYQLIPLSYNPGPLNSFAAVKKSAVALGGLFTAVPRGPFNRQDVKLWATKSTALACENLVLALRAYGFDTCMMEGFDEVRVRKILNLSSAELPIMVIGAGERELDGVFWPQVRFDRELFIRKV; this comes from the coding sequence ATGGAATCAGTTGAACCAGATACAACCAAAACCGTAATGATGAATGGCAAGTCTCGTTATTACGAGCCTGCACCGACCGATATCGATGTCGAAAATTTTAGAAAAGTACTGCAAAGCCGCCGCTCGGTGCGCAAGTTCACCAGTAAACCAATTCCTGAAGCGGTGCTGGATGATTGCCTTGATATGGCAATGCTGGCGCCAAATTCATCTGGCCTCCAGCCGTGGACTTTTTATGTGGTGCGCTCGCCTGATAAGAAAAAACAAATGGTCAAAGCCTGTATGAGTCAACTCGCGGCATCCACCGCACAAGAGCTGATTGTTTGCGTTGCCCGTACCGACCGCATTGATGAGTTCGCAAGGCAAATGCTGCGCGAGTGGCCTACACCCACGCTGCCTACTGTGGTCAAACGCTATTATCAGTTGATTCCCCTCAGCTATAACCCAGGACCATTGAATAGCTTTGCTGCTGTGAAGAAATCAGCAGTGGCACTAGGTGGATTATTCACTGCCGTACCACGCGGTCCATTTAACCGTCAGGATGTCAAACTCTGGGCAACCAAAAGTACTGCATTAGCGTGTGAGAATCTCGTGCTGGCATTGCGCGCGTATGGCTTTGATACCTGCATGATGGAAGGTTTTGATGAAGTACGGGTACGTAAGATTCTGAATCTATCCTCTGCTGAACTCCCGATTATGGTCATTGGGGCAGGTGAGCGTGAACTGGATGGCGTGTTCTGGCCGCAAGTCCGTTTTGATCGTGAGTTGTTTATCCGTAAGGTTTAA
- a CDS encoding DUF1801 domain-containing protein, with translation MEKKTATNGETPTQLIDAKIASLDDWRGKTLAHVRALIKQADPDVIEEWKWSVPVWSHDGIICTGETYKKAVKLTFPKGAALPDPAGLFNSSLEGNVRRAIDLHEGVEIDEVAFKALILAAVEVNRG, from the coding sequence ATGGAAAAGAAAACGGCGACCAACGGTGAAACGCCTACTCAATTGATCGATGCAAAAATCGCAAGCTTAGATGATTGGCGCGGCAAAACCCTCGCCCATGTGCGCGCACTGATCAAACAGGCTGATCCTGATGTGATTGAGGAGTGGAAATGGAGTGTTCCGGTGTGGTCTCACGATGGGATCATCTGCACGGGTGAAACCTATAAAAAAGCCGTGAAGCTGACTTTCCCGAAAGGCGCTGCGCTGCCTGATCCGGCGGGACTTTTTAACTCAAGCCTTGAGGGCAATGTCAGACGGGCGATTGATTTGCATGAAGGTGTAGAGATTGATGAGGTGGCGTTTAAGGCGTTGATTTTGGCGGCGGTGGAGGTGAATCGGGGATAG
- a CDS encoding SMI1/KNR4 family protein yields the protein MKFYDDLIAGKRVGTPLDKLESVSNFKLARIKSTHIGIPQDYISFLEEVGYGEVGESTYMLYDGLLEPSEVYGESFLLSNILLFGDDLQGFNTGFDVTTWQVVEIDPTNIVVNVVAPCFDVFIRRKIDEASVG from the coding sequence ATGAAATTTTATGATGATCTGATTGCTGGAAAAAGAGTCGGCACGCCACTTGATAAGCTTGAGTCCGTCTCAAACTTTAAACTTGCTCGAATCAAATCTACCCATATTGGTATTCCTCAAGATTATATTTCATTTCTTGAGGAAGTCGGATACGGTGAGGTTGGAGAGTCCACATATATGCTCTATGACGGCTTGCTTGAGCCTTCGGAGGTTTATGGAGAAAGTTTTCTGCTATCAAATATTTTACTGTTTGGAGATGACTTGCAAGGCTTCAACACAGGGTTTGATGTTACAACTTGGCAAGTTGTTGAAATTGATCCGACCAACATAGTCGTGAATGTCGTTGCGCCGTGCTTTGATGTCTTCATTCGACGTAAGATTGATGAAGCCAGTGTCGGATAA
- the dnaJ gene encoding molecular chaperone DnaJ, which translates to MAKRDYYEVLGVAKGASEDEIKKAYRKLAMKYHPDRNPDDSSAEAKFKEASEAYEILSDADKRSAYDRMGHAAFDGMGGMGGGGGFGGGNFQDMFGQFGDIFGDMFSGRQGGGQSRQRRGADLRYVMELTLEEAVKGVKKNVTFTAPAPCTACDGKGAKDPKDVQTCGTCHGAGQVRMQQGFFSVNQTCPTCHGRGKTVKNPCNVCHGSGVKDKSRTLEVSIPAGVDNSDRVRLTGEGEAGGAGVQPGDLYVEIVVKEHKVFQRDGADLYMEVPISFTDAALGKDVEIPTLDGRVNLKIPEGTQTGRLFRLRGKGVKPVRTTMTGDLLCRVTVETPVNLNNHQKELLRELQGSMDNGAQSPNKKSFFDRIGEFFS; encoded by the coding sequence ATGGCGAAGCGTGATTATTACGAAGTGCTGGGTGTCGCTAAAGGCGCAAGCGAAGACGAGATCAAAAAAGCCTATCGCAAACTTGCGATGAAATATCACCCAGACCGCAATCCAGACGACAGTTCTGCGGAAGCCAAATTCAAAGAAGCTTCTGAAGCTTATGAAATCCTCTCCGATGCCGACAAGCGCTCTGCCTATGACCGTATGGGTCATGCGGCATTTGACGGTATGGGTGGCATGGGCGGTGGCGGCGGCTTTGGCGGCGGCAACTTCCAAGATATGTTCGGTCAGTTTGGCGATATCTTTGGGGATATGTTCAGCGGTCGCCAAGGTGGCGGTCAATCACGCCAACGTCGCGGTGCTGACCTGCGCTACGTGATGGAACTCACTCTTGAAGAAGCCGTGAAAGGCGTGAAAAAGAATGTGACCTTTACCGCACCCGCACCTTGTACGGCATGTGATGGCAAAGGTGCTAAAGATCCGAAAGACGTACAAACTTGTGGTACCTGTCATGGTGCAGGTCAAGTGCGTATGCAACAAGGCTTCTTCTCGGTTAATCAAACTTGCCCAACCTGTCATGGTCGCGGCAAAACCGTTAAGAACCCATGTAATGTCTGTCATGGCAGCGGTGTCAAAGATAAATCCCGTACGCTCGAAGTCAGCATCCCAGCGGGTGTGGACAACAGTGATCGCGTGCGTCTAACCGGTGAAGGTGAAGCAGGCGGTGCAGGTGTACAACCGGGCGATCTGTATGTCGAGATCGTGGTTAAAGAACACAAAGTGTTCCAACGTGATGGCGCAGACTTGTATATGGAAGTGCCAATCAGCTTTACTGATGCTGCACTGGGTAAAGACGTTGAAATCCCGACCCTTGATGGTCGCGTCAACCTGAAAATTCCAGAAGGCACACAAACCGGTCGTCTCTTCCGTTTGCGCGGTAAGGGTGTGAAGCCAGTGCGTACCACGATGACAGGTGACCTACTCTGCCGTGTCACAGTTGAAACGCCAGTGAACCTGAATAACCATCAAAAAGAACTGCTGCGTGAGCTGCAAGGCTCGATGGATAACGGCGCGCAATCACCTAACAAAAAATCTTTTTTTGATCGCATTGGCGAGTTTTTCTCATAA
- the dapB gene encoding 4-hydroxy-tetrahydrodipicolinate reductase — translation MTTSTRIGILGAGGRMGRILIQAVAEAGATLAAAVVSPGSSLIGADAGEMAGIRKNGVKIVGNLADEILHCDVVIDFSTPAATMTHLEMCRAAGKAIVIGTTGLTEEQFALIDEAAQDIPVVYAANYSVGVNVSLKLLELAAKAFGDTVDIEIIEAHHRHKVDAPSGTAFMMGQSVAGALGRNLKEVAVYGREGHTGARDRQTIGFETIRGGDIVGEHTVMFIGEGERVEIKHMATSRMNFASGAVRAAIWATPKPPARYDMQDVLNLK, via the coding sequence ATGACTACCTCCACACGCATTGGGATTTTAGGGGCTGGCGGCCGCATGGGACGCATCCTCATTCAAGCTGTCGCTGAAGCAGGCGCTACACTGGCTGCCGCAGTGGTATCACCGGGCAGTTCGCTGATTGGCGCGGATGCTGGTGAGATGGCTGGGATTCGTAAAAATGGCGTGAAGATCGTCGGCAATCTGGCTGATGAAATCCTGCACTGCGACGTAGTGATTGACTTCTCTACCCCTGCTGCAACCATGACCCATCTGGAAATGTGCCGCGCTGCGGGCAAAGCGATTGTCATTGGCACCACAGGCTTGACTGAAGAACAATTTGCCTTGATTGATGAAGCTGCACAGGATATCCCCGTGGTGTATGCCGCCAACTACTCTGTCGGCGTCAATGTCTCGCTGAAGCTTCTAGAACTGGCTGCAAAAGCCTTTGGCGATACCGTTGATATTGAGATCATCGAAGCGCATCATCGCCATAAAGTCGATGCACCGTCAGGCACTGCGTTTATGATGGGTCAATCCGTTGCGGGCGCACTGGGTCGTAACCTCAAAGAAGTCGCGGTGTATGGTCGTGAAGGCCACACAGGTGCGCGAGATCGTCAAACCATTGGTTTTGAAACCATCCGCGGTGGTGATATTGTTGGTGAACATACCGTGATGTTTATCGGTGAAGGCGAGCGGGTCGAGATCAAACATATGGCGACCAGCCGTATGAACTTTGCCAGTGGTGCTGTGCGTGCTGCGATCTGGGCTACACCGAAGCCCCCTGCACGCTATGATATGCAAGATGTCTTAAATCTAAAATAA
- a CDS encoding START domain-containing protein, giving the protein MKKMLKVALLLSTLTLVSSVYAEATPQKLSIDRDGVKVWTYKEDGNPTMNFRATTVLDSTLVGAVAVVMDTDHSSEWAPYTGKALILDRNDQAGTFILRMDLDFPFPLKDRDVVISGRLSQAPDGVVTIKNDVTTDGRAPVRDKFIRIDHYQGLWQFKPLPKTASGKPQVEVTVSGYADPNGMLPKSIVNLFVQEQPFEMLRNMKNYVKAAKYQQATVVGVKEF; this is encoded by the coding sequence ATGAAGAAGATGCTCAAAGTTGCCCTACTGCTCTCCACGCTAACGTTAGTCTCCAGTGTCTATGCCGAGGCCACACCACAAAAACTGTCGATTGATCGCGATGGGGTTAAAGTCTGGACTTATAAGGAAGACGGCAACCCTACAATGAACTTCCGTGCGACTACCGTGCTGGACAGTACCTTGGTGGGTGCTGTTGCCGTGGTCATGGATACCGATCACTCCTCAGAGTGGGCACCTTATACCGGTAAAGCACTGATTTTGGATCGTAATGATCAGGCAGGCACGTTCATCCTGCGTATGGATCTCGACTTTCCCTTCCCGCTCAAAGACCGTGATGTGGTGATCTCAGGCCGTTTAAGCCAAGCACCGGATGGCGTGGTCACGATCAAAAATGATGTGACGACTGATGGACGCGCGCCCGTACGCGATAAATTCATCCGTATCGACCACTACCAAGGACTCTGGCAGTTCAAACCGCTACCTAAAACTGCAAGCGGCAAGCCGCAAGTGGAAGTGACGGTAAGTGGCTATGCCGATCCGAATGGCATGTTGCCAAAAAGTATTGTGAATTTGTTTGTGCAAGAACAACCGTTTGAAATGCTGCGCAATATGAAAAATTATGTCAAAGCGGCAAAGTACCAGCAGGCGACTGTGGTGGGTGTGAAAGAGTTTTGA
- a CDS encoding LbetaH domain-containing protein: MKIVTEHDYIGQSNDHPWQSKFVVLQYEQGGYSFFPHAMYRNWFDDEVDTGQLFIGRCSGLGVGTVVNCDTEHQCLRIGRFVSGGQRLRFLLNGQHHTQTISTAMLGIHGMGLQHPYPPQYADSVIKNDVWLGDEVMMLGGGVVENGCIIGARSLLPPNFKSEPYGIYAGSPAKLIRFRFSEKIRECLLQLAWWDMPLSWIQTHNAFFLQDLGTDEGKSLEMLMELMQLKTQAEAVQLEE, from the coding sequence ATGAAAATTGTCACGGAACATGATTATATTGGGCAATCCAATGACCATCCTTGGCAATCCAAATTTGTGGTCTTGCAGTATGAGCAAGGAGGCTATTCATTTTTCCCTCATGCCATGTATCGAAACTGGTTTGATGATGAGGTAGACACAGGTCAGTTATTTATTGGTCGATGTTCAGGACTCGGAGTCGGCACCGTTGTGAACTGTGATACAGAGCATCAGTGTCTTCGTATTGGGCGTTTTGTGTCAGGTGGACAACGCTTACGTTTTCTGTTGAATGGGCAACATCACACCCAAACCATCTCCACTGCCATGCTCGGCATCCACGGCATGGGACTTCAGCACCCCTACCCCCCACAATATGCGGATTCAGTCATTAAAAATGATGTCTGGTTAGGTGATGAAGTAATGATGCTGGGTGGCGGTGTGGTTGAAAATGGCTGCATTATTGGCGCGCGCTCATTGCTTCCTCCCAATTTTAAATCTGAACCTTATGGCATTTATGCAGGTAGCCCTGCAAAACTGATTCGCTTTCGCTTCTCAGAAAAGATTCGTGAATGTCTGCTCCAGCTCGCTTGGTGGGATATGCCCCTGAGCTGGATTCAAACACACAATGCTTTTTTTCTTCAAGATCTGGGAACCGATGAAGGAAAGAGCCTAGAAATGCTCATGGAACTCATGCAATTAAAGACACAAGCTGAAGCGGTTCAACTCGAAGAATAA
- the ispH gene encoding 4-hydroxy-3-methylbut-2-enyl diphosphate reductase, protein MDIVLANPRGFCAGVDRAIAIVNRALEVFGAPIYVRHEVVHNKFVVDDLRARGAVFVEELDQVPDDAIVIFSAHGVSKAVQTEASRRGLKVFDATCPLVTKVHIEVTRYAREGVDAILIGHQGHPEVEGTMGQYDTGFGGKIYLVEDEEDVAKLEVRSDRKLAFVTQTTLSMDDTARVIDALRERFPEIQGPRKDDICYATQNRQDAVRDLSVKADVILVVGSPNSSNSNRLRELAEREGVHAYLVDNANEMQREWFKDAKQVGVTAGASAPEILISQVIQRLREWGGQTPVELAGREENVVFSMPKELRIAVTQA, encoded by the coding sequence ATGGATATCGTATTAGCAAACCCGCGTGGTTTTTGTGCCGGCGTAGATCGAGCGATCGCGATTGTGAATCGTGCCTTGGAAGTCTTTGGTGCGCCGATTTATGTGCGCCATGAGGTCGTTCATAACAAATTTGTGGTGGATGATCTCCGCGCGCGTGGTGCGGTGTTTGTCGAAGAGTTGGATCAGGTGCCTGACGATGCCATCGTGATTTTCAGCGCGCATGGCGTTTCTAAAGCGGTGCAAACCGAAGCCAGTCGCCGTGGGCTAAAAGTGTTTGATGCCACCTGTCCACTCGTGACCAAGGTTCATATCGAAGTAACTCGCTATGCGCGCGAAGGTGTAGATGCAATTTTGATTGGTCACCAAGGTCACCCCGAAGTCGAGGGCACCATGGGGCAGTACGATACAGGCTTTGGCGGCAAGATTTACTTGGTTGAAGATGAAGAAGATGTGGCCAAGCTTGAAGTGCGTTCGGATCGCAAACTGGCTTTCGTAACGCAAACCACGCTATCGATGGATGATACTGCACGCGTGATTGATGCACTGCGTGAGCGCTTTCCTGAGATTCAAGGTCCACGCAAAGATGACATCTGTTATGCCACCCAAAACCGCCAAGACGCCGTGCGTGATCTGTCGGTCAAAGCCGATGTGATTCTGGTGGTCGGTTCCCCCAACTCTTCTAACTCAAATCGCCTGCGTGAGCTGGCCGAGCGCGAAGGTGTACATGCCTATTTGGTGGACAACGCCAATGAGATGCAGCGTGAATGGTTTAAAGACGCTAAGCAAGTGGGCGTGACTGCAGGTGCATCGGCCCCTGAGATTCTGATCAGCCAAGTGATTCAACGTCTGCGTGAGTGGGGCGGTCAGACCCCCGTTGAGCTGGCAGGACGTGAAGAGAACGTGGTGTTCTCCATGCCCAAAGAACTACGCATTGCGGTGACGCAGGCTTAA
- the gmk gene encoding guanylate kinase: MAGLLFVVAAASGTGKTSLVKALLERTPELSLSVSHTTRAMRPGEEHGVHYHFTEKTVFEQMIGDGYFIEHAEVFGNYYGTSHTGVSQQLEQGHDVLLEIDWQGAEQVRKIFPKSIQIFIIPPSLKALRERLSNRGQDSEEVIQTRLNGSVEEIRQHVNFDYLIVNDDFDAALSDLRAIIRAAGLTSAQQVVKQQDLLIALLNGSHD; the protein is encoded by the coding sequence ATGGCGGGCTTATTATTTGTGGTGGCTGCGGCCTCTGGCACAGGCAAAACATCACTGGTCAAAGCACTCCTTGAGCGCACACCTGAGCTCTCCTTGTCCGTTTCTCACACCACCCGCGCCATGCGTCCTGGTGAAGAGCACGGTGTGCACTATCACTTTACGGAAAAAACCGTCTTTGAACAAATGATCGGTGATGGCTATTTCATCGAGCATGCCGAAGTGTTTGGCAATTACTATGGCACTAGCCATACTGGCGTATCCCAGCAACTTGAACAAGGGCATGATGTCCTACTTGAGATCGACTGGCAAGGTGCTGAGCAAGTGCGCAAGATTTTCCCCAAATCGATCCAGATTTTTATCATTCCACCGAGTCTTAAAGCCCTGCGCGAGCGCTTGTCTAATCGCGGTCAGGATAGTGAGGAAGTGATTCAAACGCGCTTGAATGGTTCAGTGGAAGAGATTCGTCAGCATGTCAACTTTGACTATCTGATCGTGAACGATGACTTCGATGCGGCACTGTCTGATCTGCGTGCCATCATCCGTGCGGCTGGCCTCACCTCGGCACAGCAAGTGGTGAAGCAGCAGGATTTGCTGATTGCTTTATTGAATGGATCGCATGACTAA
- a CDS encoding DsbA family oxidoreductase produces the protein MKVDIWSDIVCPFCYIGKRRLEAVAAEAGITLDVTWHSFELDPNAPTNHSEDLATRLSKKYGRTLEQVAEMQKGIIAAGAEEGIHFKFDIARSGNSFNAHRIIHLATQKGLGNEAEERFFKAYFIEGEAIGDRDTVERLAVSIGLDPAEVKNVLDTDLYADAVRQDEAIAQQELKVSGVPFFVFNNRLAVSGAQPREVFHQAFQQAAQ, from the coding sequence ATGAAAGTTGATATTTGGTCTGATATTGTGTGTCCATTTTGCTACATCGGCAAACGCCGTCTTGAAGCCGTCGCAGCGGAAGCAGGCATCACTCTCGATGTAACTTGGCATAGCTTTGAACTCGATCCCAATGCACCAACCAACCACTCAGAAGACCTCGCCACGCGCTTAAGCAAAAAATATGGCAGAACTCTTGAGCAAGTTGCCGAGATGCAAAAAGGCATCATCGCTGCGGGTGCAGAAGAAGGTATTCACTTCAAGTTTGATATTGCCCGCTCAGGCAACAGTTTTAATGCCCATCGCATCATCCATCTGGCGACCCAAAAAGGGCTGGGCAATGAAGCTGAAGAGCGCTTCTTTAAAGCCTACTTTATCGAAGGCGAAGCGATAGGTGACCGGGATACCGTTGAACGCTTGGCGGTCTCCATTGGGCTTGATCCTGCGGAAGTGAAGAATGTCTTGGATACTGATCTCTATGCCGATGCAGTGCGTCAGGATGAAGCCATTGCCCAGCAAGAATTAAAAGTTTCTGGTGTTCCTTTCTTTGTCTTCAATAATCGTCTCGCTGTATCGGGTGCCCAGCCGCGTGAAGTGTTTCATCAGGCGTTTCAGCAGGCTGCACAGTAA
- a CDS encoding N-acetylmuramoyl-L-alanine amidase family protein, with the protein MFNLSGCRHLLAVLAIGMILPAHAALVIVDTGHTPEHPGATAASGRAEYRYNLDMTDALAADLIRANERVVRISADGKEIALPDRAIHNPAADVFVSIHHDSILKAWMDAGRVREFSGYSIFVSTKNPKYAESVRCAQAIGQQMLKSGQKPSLYHATPIAGENRPFIDRRLGVHRYDDLIVLKTAPMPSVLVEIGVIANPDDEIRVSQPETIKRVAHAISTGIQVCISDQH; encoded by the coding sequence ATGTTTAATCTAAGTGGGTGCCGACACCTTCTCGCCGTTTTGGCTATTGGCATGATCCTACCTGCCCATGCGGCACTTGTCATCGTAGATACAGGACACACGCCGGAACATCCGGGTGCCACCGCTGCAAGTGGGCGCGCCGAGTATCGCTATAATCTGGATATGACCGATGCCTTGGCGGCTGACCTGATACGTGCCAATGAGCGCGTAGTGCGTATCTCAGCAGATGGCAAGGAGATCGCACTGCCTGACCGTGCCATCCATAACCCCGCTGCAGATGTATTTGTCTCGATTCACCATGACTCTATTCTTAAAGCGTGGATGGATGCAGGCCGAGTCCGTGAATTCTCAGGCTATTCGATCTTTGTCTCGACCAAAAATCCAAAATATGCTGAGAGTGTACGCTGTGCGCAGGCTATCGGTCAGCAAATGTTGAAGAGCGGACAGAAGCCCTCGCTGTATCATGCCACGCCGATTGCTGGGGAGAACCGTCCTTTCATCGATCGTCGCTTAGGTGTTCATCGCTATGATGATTTGATTGTGCTGAAGACTGCGCCCATGCCCTCAGTGTTGGTCGAGATAGGTGTGATTGCCAATCCTGATGATGAGATTCGTGTGAGCCAGCCAGAGACGATTAAGCGAGTGGCACATGCCATCTCAACAGGCATTCAAGTATGTATAAGTGATCAACATTGA
- a CDS encoding GNAT family N-acetyltransferase: MLPSSIQIVPLHPLDFAEFMDYLDDHLSDNGKDGTAYFQPSPQGQHAFSPQRAAAFRGALDVPLSQHGWRRAWVARNATGQIVGHVDLRSHTERWSAERCLLGMGVDRAHRKIGLGAALIEHVELWAKQETAVGWIDLQVLSNNTPAIRLYLRSGFKITGEVRDMFKVDNQYFSYTDMTKYLYANQH, from the coding sequence ATGCTGCCATCATCAATCCAGATCGTCCCCCTGCATCCCTTAGACTTCGCTGAGTTTATGGATTATCTGGATGATCATCTGTCGGATAACGGCAAGGATGGCACCGCGTATTTCCAGCCCTCGCCGCAAGGTCAACATGCCTTTTCACCCCAGCGTGCCGCAGCATTTAGAGGTGCGCTGGATGTTCCACTCTCCCAACATGGCTGGCGGCGGGCGTGGGTTGCGAGGAATGCGACAGGACAGATCGTGGGTCATGTGGACTTGCGCTCGCATACCGAGCGGTGGAGTGCTGAACGCTGCTTGCTGGGCATGGGAGTTGACCGAGCCCACCGTAAAATTGGATTGGGTGCTGCGCTGATTGAACATGTCGAGCTCTGGGCTAAGCAAGAAACCGCAGTGGGATGGATCGACTTACAAGTGCTGTCCAATAACACTCCCGCCATTCGGCTTTACCTCCGTTCAGGTTTTAAAATCACGGGCGAAGTGCGGGATATGTTTAAGGTCGATAATCAGTATTTTTCCTATACCGATATGACCAAGTATCTGTATGCAAATCAGCATTAA
- a CDS encoding DUF6622 family protein yields MSTILVMTPFWVWLILLFLVIRGVKAMRPNSMPLSGMLILPVGFTLWAGIGLSKYGHVALALEIWLVLGLIVGLALGGAIFKGLQGYRYDAHTRHIHRPGTVRMLLISLLAFLSKFAVAVYVVQCTLQKTDISPLIYGGVSGMVCGLLWGGIAAQIFKALKRPESIAMT; encoded by the coding sequence ATGAGCACGATTTTAGTGATGACGCCGTTTTGGGTCTGGTTGATTTTATTATTTCTAGTGATTCGCGGTGTGAAAGCCATGCGTCCCAATAGTATGCCACTGTCCGGCATGCTGATATTACCCGTGGGCTTTACCCTCTGGGCGGGGATCGGGCTATCAAAATACGGGCATGTTGCACTCGCACTTGAGATCTGGCTAGTCTTAGGCTTGATCGTGGGTCTGGCTTTAGGGGGTGCGATATTTAAGGGTTTGCAAGGTTATCGCTATGATGCACATACCCGACATATCCACCGCCCGGGCACAGTCCGTATGCTGCTGATTTCACTGCTGGCTTTCCTGAGTAAGTTTGCAGTGGCGGTGTATGTTGTGCAATGCACCTTGCAAAAGACGGATATTTCTCCCCTGATTTATGGTGGCGTGTCGGGCATGGTTTGTGGTTTATTATGGGGTGGGATAGCTGCGCAGATTTTTAAGGCGCTGAAGCGTCCAGAAAGCATAGCCATGACTTAA
- a CDS encoding helix-turn-helix domain-containing protein, translated as MLIQKLRLQRGWSQQQLAELSGLSVRTIQRIEQGQTASTESLKSLAAVFEIDFSSIHTEDTMSDPSHAQETQHALNRGVSLDEELAFRHVQDLKRFYLHLIRYVLVISMLAVINFVTNPHVLWVLWVALWWGVAILFHAARVFMLFPFFDAKWEKKQVEKRLGRSL; from the coding sequence ATGCTTATCCAAAAACTCAGATTACAACGCGGTTGGTCTCAGCAACAGTTGGCTGAACTCTCTGGACTTAGTGTTCGGACGATTCAGCGCATTGAGCAAGGTCAAACTGCCAGTACCGAGTCTTTAAAGTCACTTGCAGCCGTTTTTGAAATTGACTTTTCATCCATCCATACGGAGGACACTATGTCTGATCCATCTCATGCGCAAGAAACACAGCATGCGCTTAACCGAGGCGTAAGCCTTGATGAAGAACTGGCTTTTCGCCATGTTCAGGACCTAAAACGTTTTTATCTGCATCTCATCCGCTATGTATTGGTCATCAGTATGCTTGCTGTGATCAATTTTGTGACCAATCCTCATGTGTTGTGGGTGCTCTGGGTCGCCTTGTGGTGGGGCGTTGCAATCCTCTTCCACGCTGCACGTGTCTTTATGTTGTTTCCTTTCTTCGATGCCAAGTGGGAAAAGAAACAGGTGGAGAAAAGGCTCGGCAGGTCGCTGTAA